One Thermus antranikianii DSM 12462 genomic window carries:
- a CDS encoding ABC transporter substrate-binding protein — MKRWLVALLVLGLSALAQEALKVGVVVSATGPAASLGIPERNTFLMLQEMLDRTGGVAGRKVQFVILDDASDTTQAVRNTRRLVEEGVVAIIGTTTTPASLGMIPVVAEAKVPMISLAASKDIIHPVDAQRHWVFKTPQTEELMARAIVADMVARGVKTVAYIGFNDAYGEGWARFFEAEAKAKGLQVVASERYARTDTSVTGQVLRILARRPDAVLIGASGTPAVLPQRTLKERGYAGLIYQTHGVANPDFLRVGGKDVEGTLLPAGPILVAEQLPGTFPSKRVALDYIQRYEAKYGIGSYSTFGAHAWDAWLILKPALERALKRADPAKDLAAFRAALRDEIEATRNLVATHGVFTFSREDHLGLRFEDAAVMVRVENGRWKLERIFR, encoded by the coding sequence ATGAAGCGCTGGTTGGTAGCCCTGTTGGTTTTAGGCCTTTCGGCCCTGGCCCAGGAGGCTCTCAAGGTGGGTGTGGTGGTCTCGGCCACCGGCCCTGCCGCCTCCTTGGGTATTCCCGAGCGGAACACCTTCCTCATGCTCCAGGAGATGCTGGACCGCACGGGAGGCGTGGCCGGGCGCAAGGTGCAGTTCGTGATCCTGGACGATGCCTCGGACACCACCCAGGCGGTGCGGAATACCCGCCGCCTGGTGGAGGAGGGAGTGGTGGCCATTATCGGCACCACCACCACCCCGGCTTCCTTGGGCATGATCCCCGTGGTGGCCGAGGCTAAGGTGCCCATGATCTCCCTGGCGGCCAGCAAGGACATCATCCACCCCGTGGACGCCCAGCGGCACTGGGTCTTCAAGACCCCCCAGACAGAGGAGCTCATGGCCCGGGCCATCGTGGCGGACATGGTGGCCAGGGGGGTCAAGACCGTGGCCTACATCGGCTTTAACGACGCCTACGGGGAGGGCTGGGCCCGCTTCTTCGAGGCGGAGGCCAAGGCCAAGGGCCTGCAGGTGGTGGCCAGCGAGCGTTATGCCCGCACCGACACCTCGGTGACCGGCCAGGTGCTGCGCATCCTCGCCCGGCGGCCCGACGCGGTCTTGATCGGGGCCAGCGGCACCCCCGCCGTGCTTCCCCAGCGCACCCTGAAGGAGCGGGGCTATGCCGGCCTCATCTACCAGACCCACGGGGTGGCCAACCCCGACTTCCTGCGGGTGGGGGGCAAGGACGTGGAGGGCACCCTTCTCCCGGCCGGGCCCATCCTGGTGGCGGAGCAACTTCCCGGCACCTTCCCCAGCAAGCGGGTGGCCCTGGACTACATCCAGCGTTACGAGGCCAAGTACGGCATCGGCAGCTACTCCACCTTCGGCGCCCATGCCTGGGATGCCTGGCTGATCCTGAAGCCGGCCCTGGAGCGGGCCTTGAAGCGGGCTGACCCGGCTAAGGACCTCGCCGCCTTCCGCGCTGCCTTGCGGGACGAGATCGAGGCCACCCGGAACCTGGTGGCCACCCACGGGGTCTTCACTTTCAGCCGGGAGGACCACCTGGGCCTGCGCTTTGAGGATGCGGCGGTGATGGTCCGGGTGGAGAACGGCCGCTGGAAGCTGGAACGCATCTTCCGCTAA
- a CDS encoding SDR family NAD(P)-dependent oxidoreductase has translation MRLAGKVMVVTGAGSGLGQALTLELLYRGARVAAVDLRREGLEATREQAGAKAASLSLHQLDITDRERVEALPQEVVAIHGAVDGLINNAGIIQPFKRLQDLDYATIERVMRVNFYGTLYMIKAFLPLLLARPEAHLVNVSSMGGFLPVPGQTVYGASKAALKLLTEGLWAELQGTPVRVTLVLPGAMRTAIAEHSGVEAPRVGGEARIPILEPAKAAKMLLDGVERDAFRILLGQDARSMDVLYRISPLWATRVIQKRMRHLLS, from the coding sequence ATGAGGTTGGCAGGCAAGGTGATGGTGGTCACCGGGGCGGGAAGTGGCTTAGGGCAGGCGCTCACCCTGGAGCTGCTATACCGGGGTGCCCGGGTGGCGGCGGTGGACCTAAGGCGGGAGGGCCTCGAGGCCACCAGGGAGCAGGCAGGGGCCAAAGCGGCCAGTTTAAGCCTTCACCAGCTGGATATCACCGATAGGGAACGGGTGGAAGCCCTTCCCCAGGAGGTGGTGGCCATACATGGAGCCGTGGATGGCCTCATCAACAATGCAGGCATCATCCAGCCTTTCAAGCGCTTGCAGGACCTGGACTACGCCACCATAGAACGGGTGATGCGGGTAAACTTCTACGGTACCCTCTACATGATAAAGGCCTTTTTACCCCTGCTTTTGGCCCGGCCTGAGGCCCATCTGGTCAACGTGTCCAGCATGGGGGGATTTCTGCCCGTACCGGGGCAGACGGTCTATGGAGCCTCTAAGGCTGCCCTCAAGCTGCTCACCGAGGGGCTTTGGGCGGAGCTCCAAGGTACCCCCGTGCGGGTTACCCTGGTTTTGCCGGGGGCCATGCGCACGGCTATTGCCGAGCACTCGGGGGTTGAGGCACCGAGGGTGGGTGGGGAAGCCAGGATCCCTATCCTGGAGCCAGCGAAGGCGGCGAAGATGCTACTGGATGGAGTGGAGCGGGATGCCTTCCGCATACTCCTGGGCCAGGATGCCAGGAGCATGGATGTGCTTTACCGGATCAGCCCCCTTTGGGCTACCCGGGTGATCCAAAAACGCATGCGCCACCTGCTCTCCTAA
- a CDS encoding branched-chain amino acid ABC transporter permease, whose protein sequence is MDATILSFLLLDGLQNGVVYGLLALSLVLVFAVTRVILVPIGELLMFAPLSLVWLLEGKLPGTLWLALALGGAWALMARGRGALLPLVGGVGLFLLFLLAKGVPPLAYLAAVLLVVYLGVATYRVFFQPMRGATVLSLLIMAVGLHVAYQGLGLVFFGPEQFRPAPLLSGEVVVGLSWQGVLVLLFAALSLMVLYLFFRFSLFGKALLAAAENRLGARLLGIRPEEAGMVAFGIASLLAAFSGLLLAPLINAAYFMGFMLGLKGFVAAILGGLASYPVAFLGALLVGFFESFTSFYASAYKEALVFLLLVPALFYQSLRARTVEE, encoded by the coding sequence ATGGACGCCACCATCCTCAGCTTCCTCCTCTTGGACGGGTTGCAAAACGGGGTGGTCTACGGCCTTCTGGCCCTGTCCCTGGTGCTGGTCTTTGCCGTCACCCGGGTGATCCTGGTGCCCATCGGGGAGCTTCTGATGTTCGCCCCCCTTTCCCTGGTGTGGCTCCTCGAGGGCAAGCTCCCCGGCACCCTGTGGCTGGCCCTGGCCCTGGGAGGGGCCTGGGCCCTCATGGCCCGGGGCCGGGGAGCCCTTCTGCCCCTTGTGGGCGGGGTGGGGCTTTTCCTCCTCTTCCTTCTAGCTAAAGGGGTTCCTCCCTTGGCCTATCTGGCGGCGGTGCTCCTCGTGGTGTACCTGGGGGTGGCCACCTACCGGGTCTTCTTCCAGCCCATGCGGGGGGCCACGGTGCTTTCCCTCCTCATCATGGCCGTGGGCCTCCACGTGGCCTACCAGGGGTTGGGCCTCGTCTTCTTCGGTCCCGAGCAGTTCCGTCCCGCCCCTCTCCTTTCGGGAGAGGTGGTGGTGGGCCTCTCCTGGCAGGGGGTTCTGGTCCTCCTCTTCGCCGCTTTGAGCCTGATGGTCCTTTACCTCTTCTTCCGTTTCTCCCTTTTCGGAAAGGCGCTTTTGGCGGCGGCGGAGAACCGGCTTGGGGCCAGGCTCTTGGGGATACGCCCGGAGGAAGCGGGGATGGTGGCCTTCGGCATCGCCAGCCTCTTGGCGGCTTTTTCCGGGCTTCTCTTGGCCCCCCTCATCAACGCCGCCTACTTCATGGGCTTCATGCTGGGGCTTAAAGGGTTCGTGGCCGCCATCCTGGGGGGGCTTGCCAGCTACCCGGTGGCCTTTTTGGGAGCCCTCCTTGTGGGCTTCTTTGAGAGCTTCACCAGCTTCTACGCCAGCGCCTACAAGGAGGCTTTGGTCTTCCTGCTCTTGGTGCCCGCTCTCTTCTACCAGAGCCTGCGGGCGCGCACGGTGGAGGAGTGA
- the hpaC gene encoding 4-hydroxyphenylacetate 3-monooxygenase reductase subunit produces MKEAFKEALSRFAAGVTVVSARLGEEERGMTATAFMSLSLEPPLVALGIHEKARLLPLLEASRAFTVSVLREGQEAVSQHFAGKPQEGVGLVDGRVPGALAVLRCRLEAAYPGGDHRLVVGRVEAVELGEPGLPLVYFGRGYRRLVWPS; encoded by the coding sequence TTGAAGGAGGCCTTCAAGGAGGCCCTAAGCCGGTTTGCCGCCGGGGTGACCGTGGTGTCCGCCCGGCTGGGGGAGGAGGAGCGGGGCATGACCGCCACCGCCTTCATGTCCTTGAGCCTCGAGCCTCCCCTGGTGGCCCTGGGCATCCACGAGAAGGCGAGGCTTTTGCCCCTTCTGGAGGCCTCCCGGGCCTTCACCGTTAGCGTTCTGAGGGAAGGGCAGGAGGCAGTCTCCCAGCACTTTGCCGGCAAACCCCAGGAAGGGGTGGGGTTGGTGGACGGCAGGGTGCCAGGGGCCTTGGCGGTGCTGCGCTGCCGCCTGGAGGCGGCCTACCCCGGGGGGGACCACCGGCTGGTGGTGGGCCGGGTGGAGGCGGTGGAGCTGGGGGAACCCGGCCTTCCCTTGGTGTACTTCGGCCGGGGTTACAGGAGGTTGGTATGGCCATCGTGA
- a CDS encoding thioesterase family protein: MRPIPPGFQAVFETVVTPEMTVNFEELGPVHPVYATYWMAKHMELAGRKIILPFLEEGEEGIGSYVEVRHLASALPGMRVRIVARHERTEGNRVYASMEAYNELGDLIGRGRTEQVILPKEKVEALFARLRERWEARGRV; this comes from the coding sequence ATGCGTCCCATTCCCCCTGGCTTCCAGGCGGTTTTTGAGACCGTGGTCACCCCCGAGATGACCGTGAACTTCGAGGAGCTCGGCCCGGTCCATCCCGTTTATGCCACCTACTGGATGGCCAAGCACATGGAGCTGGCTGGACGCAAGATCATCCTCCCCTTCCTGGAGGAGGGGGAGGAGGGAATCGGCAGCTATGTGGAGGTGCGCCACCTGGCCTCGGCGCTTCCGGGAATGCGGGTGAGGATCGTCGCTCGCCACGAGCGTACGGAGGGGAACCGGGTTTACGCCAGCATGGAGGCCTACAACGAGCTTGGGGACCTGATTGGCCGGGGGCGCACGGAACAGGTGATCCTCCCCAAGGAGAAGGTGGAGGCCCTCTTCGCCCGGCTGCGGGAGAGGTGGGAGGCTAGGGGAAGGGTCTAG
- the paaI gene encoding hydroxyphenylacetyl-CoA thioesterase PaaI, with translation MGQAASQGERLEDAFMRTLGLEVRHLAPGEAVVAGVVGEAHLNLHGTAHGGFLYALADSAFALASNSRGPAVALSCRMDYFRPLSAGARVEARAQEVNLSRRTATYRVEVVSEGKLVALFTGTVFRLEGNAFPGSGEGLPSGQNAWRKEEVEG, from the coding sequence ATGGGGCAGGCTGCTTCCCAGGGCGAACGCTTGGAGGATGCCTTCATGCGGACCTTGGGCCTCGAGGTTCGGCACCTGGCCCCGGGGGAGGCGGTGGTGGCCGGGGTGGTGGGGGAGGCGCACTTAAACCTCCACGGCACCGCGCATGGAGGATTTCTCTACGCCTTGGCGGATAGCGCCTTCGCCCTGGCCTCCAACTCCCGGGGGCCCGCCGTGGCCCTATCCTGCCGCATGGATTACTTCCGTCCCCTTTCCGCCGGGGCGCGGGTGGAGGCGAGAGCCCAGGAGGTCAACCTCTCCCGGCGCACCGCCACCTACCGGGTGGAGGTGGTGTCCGAGGGGAAACTGGTGGCCTTATTCACGGGAACGGTGTTTCGCCTGGAGGGAAATGCCTTTCCCGGTTCAGGGGAAGGGCTACCTTCCGGGCAGAACGCTTGGCGCAAGGAGGAGGTGGAGGGATGA
- the hpaD gene encoding 3,4-dihydroxyphenylacetate 2,3-dioxygenase, which yields MAIVRVGFIELWVRDLEKSLEFYEGLLGFRLERKEGKSAYLRGYEELEWSLKLTQAELPAVRSLGFKVDEKGMEEAQAWAEQEGLPHRLEADWGRPRMLRVQDPFGYPLVFYAGAEKLPRMLQEYHLYRGPGILRIDHLNLFSPEVERATRYYQERLGFRLTEYTEDDEGRLWASWLHRKGNVHDVAFTNGEGPRLHHFAYWLPDPMAILKAADILAGARRTDQIERGPGRHGISNAMFLYLKDPDGHRIELYTSDYLTVDPDLPPVRWSLNDPRRQTLWGHRTPKSWFLEGSLLLDLEGKPLPTRPSPLVGIPEHVT from the coding sequence ATGGCCATCGTGAGGGTTGGATTCATAGAGCTTTGGGTGAGGGACCTGGAGAAAAGCCTGGAGTTCTACGAGGGGCTTTTGGGCTTCCGCCTGGAGCGCAAGGAGGGGAAAAGCGCCTACCTCCGGGGCTACGAGGAGCTGGAGTGGAGCCTGAAGCTCACCCAGGCGGAACTTCCCGCGGTGCGGAGCCTGGGCTTCAAGGTGGACGAGAAGGGGATGGAAGAGGCCCAGGCTTGGGCGGAACAGGAAGGGCTTCCCCACCGGTTGGAAGCGGACTGGGGTAGGCCCAGGATGCTCCGCGTTCAGGACCCCTTTGGCTATCCCCTGGTCTTCTACGCGGGGGCGGAGAAGCTTCCCCGCATGTTGCAGGAGTACCACCTCTACCGGGGGCCGGGGATTTTGCGCATCGACCACCTGAACCTCTTCTCCCCCGAGGTGGAGCGGGCCACCCGCTATTACCAGGAGAGGCTGGGCTTCCGCCTCACCGAGTACACGGAGGACGATGAGGGGAGGCTTTGGGCCAGCTGGCTCCACCGCAAGGGGAACGTCCACGACGTGGCCTTCACCAACGGGGAAGGCCCGAGGCTCCACCACTTCGCCTACTGGCTTCCTGACCCCATGGCCATCCTGAAGGCGGCGGACATCCTGGCGGGAGCCCGCAGGACGGACCAGATCGAACGGGGACCCGGGCGGCACGGGATCTCCAACGCCATGTTCCTCTACCTCAAGGACCCGGACGGGCACCGCATCGAGCTCTACACCTCCGACTACCTCACCGTGGACCCCGACCTGCCCCCGGTGCGCTGGAGCCTGAACGACCCCAGGCGACAGACCCTTTGGGGGCACAGGACCCCAAAGAGCTGGTTCCTGGAGGGAAGCTTGCTTTTGGACCTCGAGGGAAAGCCCTTGCCCACGCGGCCTTCGCCCCTTGTCGGCATCCCCGAGCACGTGACCTAG
- a CDS encoding phenylacetate--CoA ligase family protein produces the protein MYQPELETLPREKLRALQEERLRAIVAYVYERVPFYRRLLDEAGVDPKGVRTLEDLPKLPFTKKDHLREHYPFGLFAVPRERLARIHASSGTTGKPTVVGYTKNDLQVFAEVVARSLAAAGAKPGMMLHNAYGYGLFTGGLGLHGGAEALGMTVVPVSGGMTERQLMLIQDFRPEVISCTPSYAQTLAEEFRKRGVSPEELSLEYAVLGAEPWTETIRKQVDEGLGVRSTNIYGLSEIIGPGVANECVEERQGSHIWEDHFLPEVVDPDSGEPLPEGKVGVLVFTTLTKEAMPLLRYWTGDLTFITHEPCSCGRTHVRMGPILGRTDDMLIIRGVNVYPTQVEAVLSGIPEVEPYYQIVVRREGTLDEAELKVEVSEAFFQEIGRKALSDEVIEADHRLHALREKVAHKIKDSIGVSMKVTLLAPGEAPRSEGGKLRRVLDLRKK, from the coding sequence ATGTACCAACCGGAATTGGAAACCCTACCCAGGGAAAAGCTGAGGGCCTTGCAGGAGGAAAGGCTTAGGGCCATCGTGGCCTACGTGTACGAGAGGGTGCCCTTCTACCGGCGGCTTCTGGACGAGGCAGGGGTGGACCCGAAGGGAGTGCGGACCCTCGAGGACCTCCCTAAGCTCCCCTTTACCAAAAAGGACCACCTCAGGGAACACTACCCCTTTGGCCTCTTTGCCGTGCCCCGGGAAAGGCTGGCGCGCATCCACGCCAGCAGCGGCACCACCGGCAAGCCCACCGTGGTGGGCTATACCAAAAACGACCTCCAGGTCTTTGCGGAGGTGGTGGCCCGTTCCCTGGCCGCGGCGGGGGCTAAGCCGGGGATGATGCTCCACAACGCGTATGGTTACGGGCTTTTCACCGGGGGCTTGGGTCTGCACGGGGGGGCGGAGGCCTTGGGAATGACGGTGGTCCCCGTTTCCGGCGGCATGACGGAGCGCCAGCTCATGCTCATTCAGGACTTCCGCCCGGAGGTGATCTCCTGCACCCCCTCCTATGCCCAGACCCTGGCGGAGGAGTTCAGGAAGCGGGGGGTTTCCCCGGAGGAGCTTTCCCTGGAATACGCCGTGTTGGGCGCTGAGCCCTGGACCGAGACCATCAGGAAGCAGGTGGACGAGGGGCTTGGGGTGAGGAGCACCAACATCTACGGGCTTTCCGAGATCATCGGTCCCGGGGTTGCCAACGAGTGCGTGGAGGAACGGCAGGGGAGCCACATCTGGGAGGACCACTTCCTGCCCGAGGTGGTGGACCCGGATAGCGGCGAGCCCCTTCCTGAGGGCAAGGTGGGGGTTCTGGTTTTCACCACCCTCACCAAGGAGGCCATGCCCCTCTTGCGGTACTGGACGGGGGATCTCACCTTTATTACCCATGAGCCCTGCTCCTGTGGCCGCACGCACGTGCGCATGGGGCCCATCCTGGGCCGCACCGACGACATGCTCATCATCCGCGGGGTCAACGTGTACCCAACCCAGGTGGAGGCGGTGCTTTCGGGCATACCCGAGGTGGAGCCCTACTACCAGATCGTGGTGCGGCGGGAGGGTACCCTGGACGAGGCCGAGCTCAAGGTGGAGGTTTCCGAAGCCTTCTTCCAGGAGATCGGGCGCAAAGCCCTTTCCGATGAGGTCATCGAGGCGGACCACCGCCTCCACGCCCTGAGGGAGAAGGTGGCCCACAAGATCAAGGACAGCATCGGGGTGAGCATGAAGGTGACCCTCCTGGCCCCAGGGGAGGCCCCGAGGAGCGAGGGGGGGAAGCTGAGGCGGGTTCTGGACCTGCGCAAGAAGTAG
- a CDS encoding ABC transporter ATP-binding protein encodes MSLLSVQGLTVRYGPLEAVREVSFSLREGEALTLIGPNGAGKTSVLRGLLGLAQAEGKVFLDGEEVRGRSPEALLSRGLVLVPEGRALFPGLSVEDNLLLGGFTRFRRRENLRPDLERVYTLFPRLLERRRQPAGTLSGGEQQMLAIGRALMARPRLLLLDEPSLGLAPLMVQEIYRILGELKAQGTTLLLVEQNAKVALALADRGLVLEAGEVVLEGPAEALRQDPRVVEAYLGLSREPEVAASEGEPLVASPGEHPEEEG; translated from the coding sequence ATGAGTCTCCTTTCCGTTCAGGGTCTCACCGTGCGCTACGGGCCCCTCGAGGCGGTGCGGGAGGTGAGCTTCTCCCTGAGGGAGGGGGAGGCCCTTACCCTCATCGGCCCCAACGGAGCGGGGAAGACCAGCGTGCTGAGGGGGCTCTTGGGCCTGGCCCAGGCGGAGGGGAAGGTCTTCCTGGACGGGGAGGAGGTGCGGGGGCGAAGCCCGGAGGCCCTTCTTTCCCGGGGTCTGGTGCTGGTGCCGGAGGGCCGGGCCCTCTTCCCCGGGCTTTCCGTGGAGGACAACCTCCTCCTGGGAGGCTTTACCCGTTTTCGCCGCAGGGAGAACCTGAGGCCGGACCTGGAAAGGGTCTACACCCTTTTCCCCAGGCTTTTGGAGAGGAGGAGGCAGCCCGCTGGCACCCTTTCCGGCGGGGAGCAGCAGATGCTGGCCATCGGCCGCGCCCTTATGGCCAGGCCCCGGCTCCTCCTCCTGGACGAGCCCTCCCTGGGTTTGGCTCCCCTGATGGTGCAGGAAATCTACCGCATCCTTGGGGAGCTCAAAGCCCAAGGGACCACCCTTCTTTTGGTGGAGCAGAACGCTAAGGTGGCCTTGGCCCTAGCGGATCGCGGGCTGGTGCTGGAGGCGGGGGAGGTGGTCCTCGAGGGGCCCGCCGAGGCCCTGAGGCAGGATCCCCGGGTGGTGGAGGCTTATTTGGGGCTTTCCCGGGAGCCGGAGGTGGCTGCTTCCGAGGGCGAACCCCTGGTTGCTTCGCCAGGCGAACACCCGGAGGAGGAGGGCTAG
- a CDS encoding ABC transporter permease subunit produces MRYLWFLLLLLPLALSPFPYYLTLLNFFALSAMVALSLYVLTGLAGMTSFAQAAFMGMGAYATALLTVKAGLSPWLGLGAGLLSALLLALLLGALTVRLKGHFLPLSTIAWQVALYILAGNLVGLTGGHTGLTDLPPIHLFGISLDTGFHYAFLTLFLLVLLVLALYNLRQSRIGRALLALRGDALAAASFGVDPAALRLKAFLLSGVIAGLAGFLYAHFLRFVNPTPFSLEASIKYLVMAVAGGVGSIPGVMLGAAFFTGLEDWLKDLLPLLLGQQGNYETIGYGLILALILILAPKGLWPMVERYLPNRGQGLPKAEPLPLKSPDGPRGEVVLEVRGLQKSFGGLMAVAGVSFTLKRGEILALIGPNGAGKSTLFNLVAGALLPDRGQVHLFGKEITGLPPYRIHAMGLGRTFQHPHLFLELTVLENAALGTYSRTRAGFFQALLGLSRKEEERALASAYWALKRVGLESLALEKAERLSVGQQRLLEIARLLASGAEVLLLDEPAAGLRAQEKRELASLLRSLAREGYTVLIVDHDMDLIMGLADRVVVMNYGEKIAEGTPKEVQRNPLVRAAYLGEEEVA; encoded by the coding sequence ATGCGCTACCTCTGGTTTTTGTTGCTCCTGTTGCCCCTGGCCCTGTCCCCCTTTCCCTACTACCTCACCCTCCTGAACTTCTTCGCCCTCTCCGCCATGGTGGCCCTCTCCCTCTACGTGCTCACGGGTCTGGCAGGGATGACCAGCTTCGCCCAGGCGGCCTTCATGGGCATGGGGGCCTACGCCACCGCCCTCCTCACGGTCAAGGCTGGGCTTTCCCCTTGGCTTGGGCTTGGGGCCGGGCTCCTCTCCGCCCTTCTTTTGGCTTTGCTCCTGGGTGCTCTGACGGTGCGGCTTAAGGGGCATTTTCTTCCTCTTTCCACCATCGCCTGGCAGGTGGCCCTGTACATCCTGGCGGGGAACCTGGTGGGGCTCACCGGGGGGCATACGGGGCTTACGGATCTTCCCCCGATCCACCTCTTCGGCATCTCCCTGGACACCGGCTTCCACTACGCCTTCCTCACCCTTTTCCTCCTGGTCCTCCTGGTCCTGGCCCTTTACAACCTGCGCCAAAGCCGTATCGGGCGGGCCCTTCTGGCCCTGAGGGGGGATGCCCTGGCGGCGGCCAGCTTCGGCGTGGACCCGGCAGCCCTCAGGCTCAAGGCCTTTTTGCTCTCGGGGGTCATAGCCGGCCTGGCGGGTTTCCTGTACGCCCACTTCCTGCGCTTCGTCAACCCCACGCCCTTTTCCCTGGAGGCTTCCATCAAGTACCTGGTGATGGCCGTGGCCGGGGGAGTGGGGAGCATTCCCGGGGTGATGCTGGGAGCGGCCTTTTTCACCGGCCTCGAGGATTGGTTAAAGGACCTCCTGCCCCTCCTCTTGGGGCAACAGGGCAACTACGAAACCATCGGCTATGGCCTCATTCTGGCCCTGATCCTCATCCTGGCCCCCAAGGGCCTCTGGCCCATGGTGGAGCGGTACCTGCCAAACCGGGGCCAGGGGTTGCCCAAGGCGGAACCCCTTCCCCTCAAGAGCCCCGACGGCCCCCGGGGTGAAGTGGTCTTGGAGGTCCGGGGCCTGCAGAAGTCCTTCGGGGGGCTGATGGCGGTGGCAGGGGTTTCCTTCACTTTGAAGCGGGGGGAGATCCTGGCCTTAATCGGTCCCAACGGGGCGGGGAAGAGCACCCTGTTTAACCTGGTGGCGGGGGCTTTGCTCCCCGACCGGGGCCAGGTCCATCTTTTCGGTAAGGAGATCACGGGGCTTCCTCCTTACCGGATCCACGCCATGGGTTTGGGCCGCACCTTCCAGCATCCCCACCTTTTCCTGGAGCTCACGGTGCTGGAGAACGCCGCTTTGGGCACGTACAGCCGTACCCGGGCGGGCTTTTTCCAGGCTCTTCTGGGCCTTTCCCGCAAGGAGGAAGAGCGGGCTTTGGCCTCCGCCTACTGGGCCCTGAAGCGGGTGGGGCTGGAGTCCTTGGCCCTGGAAAAGGCGGAGCGCCTTTCCGTGGGCCAGCAGCGCCTGCTGGAGATCGCCCGGCTCCTGGCCTCGGGGGCCGAGGTGCTCCTCCTGGACGAGCCCGCTGCGGGACTCAGGGCCCAGGAGAAGCGGGAGCTTGCCTCCCTCCTCCGCTCCCTGGCCAGGGAGGGCTACACGGTGCTCATCGTGGACCACGACATGGACCTCATCATGGGCCTAGCAGACCGGGTGGTGGTGATGAACTACGGGGAGAAGATCGCCGAGGGCACGCCCAAGGAGGTCCAGAGGAACCCCTTGGTGCGGGCGGCCTATCTGGGAGAGGAGGAGGTGGCATGA